A genomic window from Luteolibacter sp. LG18 includes:
- the tpiA gene encoding triose-phosphate isomerase, producing the protein MSRKPIFAANWKMNKGPSEAEDFVKSILSKIQNQPFSCDVVIAPAYIALPKAAEALNNHHGIAIAAQNCSQFDSGAYTGEVSVVMLRELLVHYVILGHSERRAIYGETDEVINAKLKKAREANLRPIFCIGETLQEREAGKLESVLRTQITEGLKGLSEKDMTETVVAYEPVWAIGTGVTATSEQAQEAHAFVRSVIADIYGPETAAKVRIQYGGSVKPNNAAELMACPDIDGALIGGASLDPQSFLDIIHNGTVEK; encoded by the coding sequence ATGAGCCGCAAGCCGATTTTCGCCGCAAACTGGAAGATGAACAAAGGTCCGTCCGAAGCGGAAGACTTTGTGAAGAGCATCCTTTCCAAGATCCAGAACCAGCCCTTTTCCTGCGATGTGGTGATCGCTCCGGCTTACATCGCCCTGCCGAAGGCGGCGGAGGCGTTGAACAACCACCACGGCATCGCCATCGCCGCGCAGAACTGCTCGCAGTTCGACTCCGGTGCCTACACCGGCGAGGTCAGCGTGGTCATGCTCCGTGAGCTGCTGGTCCACTACGTGATCCTCGGCCACAGCGAGCGCCGCGCGATCTACGGCGAGACCGACGAGGTCATCAACGCCAAGCTCAAGAAGGCCCGCGAGGCCAACCTGCGCCCGATCTTCTGCATCGGCGAAACGCTCCAGGAGCGCGAGGCCGGCAAGCTGGAGTCCGTGCTCCGCACCCAGATCACCGAAGGCCTCAAGGGCTTGTCCGAAAAGGACATGACGGAAACCGTCGTCGCCTACGAGCCCGTCTGGGCGATCGGCACCGGCGTCACCGCCACCTCCGAGCAGGCCCAGGAGGCCCACGCTTTCGTCCGCTCGGTGATCGCGGACATCTACGGCCCGGAAACCGCCGCCAAGGTCCGCATCCAGTATGGCGGCAGCGTGAAGCCGAACAACGCCGCCGAGCTGATGGCCTGCCCGGACATCGATGGCGCGCTCATCGGCGGTGCCTCGCTCGATCCCCAGAGCTTCCTCGACATCATCCACAACGGCACGGTAGAGAAGTGA
- a CDS encoding phosphoglycerate kinase produces the protein MAKLSIRDLDVQGKEVLMRVDFNVPLKDGVITDDTRIQAAVPSIKHLLAGGAKLVLCSHLGRPSGPEAKYSLAPAAARLAEILGQEVKLAPDCIGADAAALRAALQSGQVLLLENTRYHAAEEANDAAFAKELAGSAEIFVNDAFGTAHRAHGSTEGVTHYVSKSAMGFLMERELEYLVGKLESPERPFLVIMGGAKVSDKIQVINALMEKADAFIIGGAMANTFRKAQGYQTGNSRVEADKLDLALSILATAKEKGVSFLLPADTRVTQEFKEGATTQVTDPYEKGGFTPEGWEGIDIGDVAIDEFTAEVAKAKTMIWNGPMGVFELDSFAKGTKAIAEAMAASTGVTIVGGGDSVTAVNKFGLDDKMTFISTGGGASLELLEGKELPGVAALSIA, from the coding sequence ATGGCCAAACTCTCGATCCGCGATCTCGATGTACAGGGCAAGGAAGTCCTGATGCGTGTGGACTTCAACGTCCCGCTCAAGGACGGCGTCATCACCGATGACACCCGCATCCAGGCCGCAGTGCCTTCGATCAAGCACCTGCTCGCCGGTGGTGCGAAGCTCGTGCTTTGTTCCCACCTCGGCCGCCCGTCCGGCCCGGAAGCGAAGTATTCGCTCGCTCCCGCCGCCGCCCGCCTCGCCGAGATCCTCGGCCAGGAGGTGAAGCTCGCCCCGGATTGCATCGGTGCCGATGCCGCCGCCCTCCGCGCCGCGCTCCAGTCCGGCCAGGTGCTGCTGCTGGAAAACACCCGCTACCACGCCGCGGAGGAAGCCAATGACGCCGCCTTCGCCAAGGAGCTGGCCGGCAGCGCCGAAATTTTCGTGAACGATGCCTTCGGCACCGCCCACCGCGCCCACGGTTCCACCGAAGGCGTGACCCACTACGTTTCCAAGAGCGCCATGGGCTTCCTCATGGAGCGCGAGCTGGAATACCTCGTCGGCAAGCTGGAAAGCCCGGAGCGTCCGTTCCTCGTGATCATGGGGGGCGCGAAGGTGTCCGACAAGATCCAGGTCATCAATGCCCTGATGGAGAAGGCGGACGCCTTCATCATCGGCGGTGCGATGGCGAACACCTTCCGCAAGGCCCAGGGCTACCAGACCGGCAACAGCCGCGTCGAAGCCGACAAGCTCGACCTCGCCCTCAGCATCCTCGCCACCGCGAAGGAGAAGGGCGTGAGCTTCCTGCTTCCGGCCGACACCCGCGTGACGCAGGAGTTCAAGGAAGGCGCCACGACCCAGGTCACCGATCCCTATGAAAAGGGCGGCTTCACCCCGGAAGGCTGGGAAGGCATCGACATCGGCGACGTCGCGATCGACGAGTTCACCGCCGAGGTCGCCAAGGCCAAGACCATGATCTGGAACGGCCCGATGGGCGTGTTCGAGCTCGATTCCTTCGCCAAGGGCACCAAGGCGATCGCCGAGGCGATGGCCGCCAGCACCGGCGTCACGATCGTCGGCGGCGGCGACTCCGTCACGGCCGTGAACAAGTTCGGCCTCGACGACAAGATGACCTTCATTTCGACCGGTGGCGGTGCCTCGCTCGAACTTCTCGAAGGCAAGGAGCTGCCCGGCGTCGCCGCGCTCTCGATTGCCTGA
- a CDS encoding glycosyltransferase family 4 protein: MRILIHDYAGHAFPTALSRELAARGHEVAHVFASDLQTPRGDLKRRDTDAPGLAFHEIPMDPDYPRYKYSFLRRRSMEIGYGKRAAAFIREWKPDAVLSGNTPTEVQEPITRATLAAGGRFYYWLQDFYSLAVDKLLRKKMPGIGHAVGAWYRFLEGRQFRRSSRIVAITGDFGPILAGEFGVAPNRVAVVPNWALIEELPMHDKDNAWARRHDLHDKFVYLYSGTIGMKHNPALILELARKFSGDPKVRVVVVSEGIGAEWLRKEAGDTLPNLVILPYQPFAELPQVLATGDVLVGILEPAAGTFSVPSKTLSYLCAGRPLLLAVPHDNLAARITRDEGAGVTVEPHDLDGFISAAGTLLTDTPRRVETGRNARAYAEKTFSIGPTATTFEAILAKQA, encoded by the coding sequence ATGAGAATCCTGATCCACGACTACGCCGGTCACGCTTTTCCGACCGCGCTGAGCCGAGAGCTGGCCGCGCGCGGACATGAGGTCGCGCACGTGTTCGCCAGCGACCTGCAAACCCCGCGTGGAGATCTGAAACGCCGGGACACGGACGCGCCCGGGCTGGCGTTCCATGAGATCCCGATGGATCCGGATTATCCGCGCTACAAGTACTCCTTCCTCCGCCGCCGCAGCATGGAGATCGGCTACGGCAAGCGCGCCGCCGCCTTCATCCGCGAGTGGAAACCGGACGCCGTCCTTTCCGGCAACACCCCCACCGAGGTCCAGGAGCCGATCACCCGCGCCACCCTCGCCGCAGGCGGCCGCTTCTACTACTGGCTCCAGGACTTCTACAGCCTGGCGGTGGACAAGCTGCTGCGGAAAAAGATGCCGGGCATCGGCCATGCCGTGGGCGCGTGGTACCGGTTCCTGGAAGGACGCCAATTCCGCCGCAGCTCGCGAATCGTGGCGATCACCGGCGACTTCGGTCCGATCCTCGCCGGGGAATTCGGCGTGGCTCCGAACCGGGTGGCGGTGGTGCCGAACTGGGCCCTCATCGAGGAGCTGCCGATGCACGACAAGGACAACGCCTGGGCGCGCCGCCACGATCTCCACGACAAGTTCGTCTACCTCTACTCCGGCACCATCGGGATGAAACACAACCCGGCGCTGATCCTGGAGCTGGCTAGGAAATTTTCCGGCGACCCGAAGGTGCGCGTGGTGGTGGTGTCCGAGGGCATCGGCGCGGAATGGCTGAGGAAGGAAGCCGGAGACACGCTGCCGAACCTGGTGATCCTGCCCTACCAACCCTTCGCCGAGCTGCCACAGGTGCTGGCCACCGGCGACGTGCTGGTGGGCATCCTGGAACCGGCCGCGGGCACCTTCTCGGTGCCCTCGAAAACCCTCAGCTACCTCTGCGCCGGCCGGCCGCTGCTGCTGGCCGTGCCGCACGACAACCTGGCCGCCCGCATCACCCGCGACGAGGGCGCGGGGGTGACCGTGGAGCCGCATGATCTCGACGGATTTATCTCGGCAGCAGGCACCCTCCTAACAGATACTCCACGCCGCGTGGAAACCGGGCGCAATGCCCGCGCCTACGCCGAAAAGACTTTTTCCATCGGCCCCACGGCCACCACCTTCGAGGCGATCCTCGCGAAACAGGCCTGA
- a CDS encoding SpoIIE family protein phosphatase — protein MRFHLPGLRGKFVAALLIAAAVPLVVGLIVLETIAYRGMVRERGKMHQMEALTLVQAIQQASNEEGKLFATWQDADAALVEFLTAKNRELSSRDIREVREETRSIDASWPSWDVNEPRIQATIRNRGADSLREFLAIHPEVAEALVTDKEGRLVATNEKTSDYDQADEAWWQKGRALPKGQVWTDVLEFDESSRVFSQDVVVPLYDGAAFAGVAKMSVDITSLFRTLGFDGEAKGERWEIVLPDGRILASSRSGFVSLKESVDADTLWEITKGGRSGTVRREEAGESRLCGFMKLGEEGGKPGGYVIFSSRRDEVVAPLRRNLAWVGVGSALLVGLCALAGFAFIRRKVLAPLEVLGRAARSISATARLHQGDRPDEAVVKAKRAAAEEDLQRIQAIRTGDEVEALAGDLAVMTSRVLRYQRELEEEVSAKTSVIQEDLEMARQFQNALLPSGYPDVPPAEVEAALRLKFAHFYQPASTVGGDFFDLIELGDDCAGVLIADVMGHGARSALVTAILRALVRNSTEQARDPGAFLSELNRHLHEVIARSGQTLFVTAFFLILDTRNGKVSWAVAGHPAPLRVRRGSGRTPEPLWADPPRQPALGLMPRAAYHTTESPLRTGDVFLLYTDGAVEAENPAGEAFGVDRLAKCFDEALDGPMAAMPAKIVCEVTAFQRRAQYDDDVCLVAVEAGNGGMVVPRGA, from the coding sequence ATGAGGTTCCATCTGCCCGGATTGCGTGGGAAGTTCGTTGCGGCGCTGTTGATCGCCGCGGCGGTGCCGCTGGTGGTGGGGCTGATCGTGCTGGAAACCATCGCCTACCGGGGGATGGTGCGGGAGCGCGGGAAGATGCACCAGATGGAGGCGCTGACGCTGGTGCAGGCGATCCAGCAGGCCTCGAACGAGGAGGGTAAGCTCTTCGCCACCTGGCAGGACGCGGATGCCGCGCTGGTGGAGTTCCTCACGGCAAAGAACCGCGAGCTTTCCAGCCGGGACATCCGCGAGGTGCGGGAGGAAACACGGAGCATCGATGCCTCGTGGCCGTCGTGGGACGTGAACGAGCCGCGCATCCAGGCGACGATCCGGAACCGCGGCGCGGATAGCCTGCGGGAGTTCCTGGCGATCCACCCGGAGGTGGCCGAGGCGCTGGTGACCGACAAGGAGGGTCGGCTGGTGGCCACCAATGAGAAGACCAGCGACTACGACCAGGCGGACGAGGCGTGGTGGCAAAAGGGGCGGGCGCTGCCGAAGGGGCAGGTCTGGACGGATGTGCTGGAGTTCGACGAGAGCTCGCGGGTGTTTTCCCAGGACGTGGTGGTGCCGCTTTACGATGGCGCGGCCTTCGCCGGGGTCGCGAAGATGTCGGTGGACATCACCTCGCTGTTCCGGACGCTGGGATTCGATGGCGAGGCGAAGGGCGAACGCTGGGAAATCGTGCTGCCGGACGGGCGGATCCTGGCCAGCTCTCGGAGTGGCTTTGTCTCGCTGAAGGAATCGGTCGATGCCGACACGCTGTGGGAAATCACCAAGGGCGGCCGCAGCGGTACGGTGCGGCGGGAGGAGGCCGGGGAGTCCCGGCTGTGCGGGTTCATGAAGCTGGGTGAGGAGGGTGGAAAGCCCGGTGGCTACGTGATTTTTTCGTCACGCAGGGACGAGGTGGTGGCTCCGCTGCGAAGGAATCTGGCGTGGGTGGGTGTCGGCTCGGCGCTGCTGGTCGGGCTGTGCGCGCTGGCGGGGTTTGCCTTCATCCGGCGGAAGGTGCTCGCCCCGCTGGAGGTGCTGGGACGGGCCGCGCGCTCGATATCCGCCACCGCGCGGCTGCATCAGGGCGATCGTCCGGATGAGGCGGTGGTGAAGGCGAAGCGGGCCGCGGCGGAGGAGGATCTGCAGCGGATCCAGGCGATCCGGACCGGCGACGAGGTGGAGGCCTTGGCCGGGGATCTGGCGGTGATGACCTCGCGGGTGCTGCGTTACCAACGCGAGCTGGAGGAGGAGGTTTCGGCGAAGACCTCGGTGATTCAGGAGGATCTGGAGATGGCCCGGCAGTTCCAGAACGCCCTGCTGCCCTCCGGGTATCCGGACGTGCCACCGGCGGAGGTGGAAGCCGCACTGCGGCTGAAATTCGCGCATTTCTACCAACCGGCCTCGACGGTGGGCGGTGACTTTTTCGACCTGATCGAATTGGGCGACGATTGCGCCGGGGTGCTGATCGCGGATGTGATGGGCCACGGAGCGCGGTCGGCGCTGGTGACGGCGATCCTGCGGGCGCTGGTGCGGAACAGCACCGAGCAGGCGCGGGACCCGGGAGCGTTTCTCAGCGAGCTGAACCGGCACCTGCACGAGGTGATCGCCCGCAGCGGCCAGACCCTGTTCGTGACGGCGTTTTTCCTGATCCTGGACACCCGGAATGGCAAGGTGTCGTGGGCGGTGGCAGGGCATCCGGCACCCCTGCGGGTGCGCCGTGGAAGCGGCCGGACTCCCGAGCCGCTGTGGGCCGATCCGCCCCGCCAGCCCGCGCTGGGGCTGATGCCGCGGGCCGCCTACCACACCACCGAGTCCCCGCTGCGGACGGGAGATGTCTTTTTGCTCTACACGGATGGGGCGGTGGAGGCGGAAAATCCGGCCGGGGAGGCCTTCGGGGTCGACCGGCTGGCGAAGTGCTTCGATGAGGCGCTGGACGGCCCGATGGCGGCCATGCCGGCGAAAATCGTCTGCGAGGTGACGGCCTTCCAGCGGCGGGCGCAATACGATGACGATGTGTGCCTGGTCGCCGTGGAAGCCGGGAACGGGGGGATGGTGGTGCCACGCGGGGCTTGA
- the gap gene encoding type I glyceraldehyde-3-phosphate dehydrogenase: protein MTTIAINGFGRIGRLVFRALVEQGHLGSTFNVVAVGDIVPADNLAYLLKYDSTQGKFAGTVSSKKSSPELEEDDVLVVNGHDIKVVSARTPDGLPWKELGVEVVIESTGLFTAADKAKGHIVAGAKKVIISAPASGEDATFVVGVNDDQYDPSKHHIISNASCTTNCLAPLVHVLLKEGFGIEEGLMTTVHSYTATQKTVDGPSKKDWKGGRSAAINIIPSTTGAAKAVALVCPEVKGKLTGMSFRVPTPTVSVVDLTVKTTKETSLAEIKAAMKKAADTYLNGILAYTEDEVVSTDFIHDNHSSIFDAGSSIELNSTFFKLVSWYDNEWGYSNRVINLLFDVVKKGL from the coding sequence ATGACCACCATCGCCATCAACGGCTTCGGGCGCATCGGCCGCCTCGTGTTCCGCGCCCTCGTCGAGCAGGGCCACCTCGGCAGCACCTTCAACGTCGTCGCCGTGGGTGACATCGTGCCGGCCGACAACCTCGCCTACCTGCTCAAGTACGACTCCACGCAGGGCAAGTTCGCCGGCACCGTTTCCTCCAAGAAGTCCTCCCCGGAGCTGGAAGAAGACGACGTGCTCGTGGTCAACGGCCACGACATCAAGGTCGTGAGCGCCCGCACCCCGGATGGCCTTCCCTGGAAGGAACTCGGTGTCGAGGTCGTCATCGAGTCCACCGGTCTCTTCACCGCCGCTGACAAGGCCAAGGGCCACATCGTCGCCGGTGCCAAGAAGGTGATCATCTCCGCCCCGGCTTCCGGTGAAGACGCGACCTTCGTGGTGGGCGTCAACGACGATCAGTACGATCCGTCCAAGCACCACATCATCTCCAACGCGAGCTGCACCACCAACTGCCTCGCCCCGCTGGTGCACGTCCTCCTCAAGGAAGGTTTCGGCATCGAGGAAGGTCTCATGACCACCGTCCACTCCTACACCGCCACCCAGAAGACGGTGGACGGCCCGTCCAAGAAGGACTGGAAGGGTGGCCGCTCCGCCGCGATCAACATCATCCCGTCCACGACCGGCGCCGCCAAGGCTGTCGCCCTCGTGTGCCCGGAAGTGAAGGGCAAGCTCACCGGCATGTCCTTCCGCGTGCCGACCCCGACCGTTTCCGTGGTGGACCTCACCGTGAAGACGACCAAGGAAACCTCGCTCGCCGAGATCAAGGCCGCCATGAAGAAGGCCGCCGACACCTACCTCAACGGCATCCTCGCCTACACCGAGGACGAGGTCGTCTCCACCGACTTCATCCACGACAACCACTCCTCGATCTTCGACGCCGGTTCCTCCATCGAGCTGAACTCCACGTTCTTCAAGCTCGTGAGCTGGTACGACAACGAGTGGGGCTACTCCAACCGCGTGATCAACCTCCTCTTCGACGTCGTCAAGAAGGGTCTCTGA
- a CDS encoding glycosyltransferase, producing MRCLWITRQDPRPSDSGELIYTRGLLRALSAHPGFKVTVLAHRAATTPEEPPDPKLRWELHGWIPKGRLGGLFSRLPSDAWRLGNFTMRDSLETLSEEGHWDWVIIDQAACGWVLKHLPEPGRPKVAYLAHNHEATVRKQVASERGGSPPFRAALAWDAWKYARLERAVCERADLISAITPRDEALFKREFPSKPTICLPPGYKGPMVETPPPIVKGSPRRVVLAGAFEWLAKRRNLEMFLAAADGPFRHHNIHFVVAGKADPAYFAALGKRYPWAEFHANVPSMDKYLSNARIGLIPEALGGGFKLKALDYIFRGLPIAALEPALSGLPVDPGQDAIVARTPADLANVVAARIDDLEFLNAAAARALFACRAAFHWEDRGSTLAHALEDLATR from the coding sequence ATGCGCTGCCTCTGGATCACCCGACAGGACCCGCGCCCTTCCGACAGCGGCGAGTTGATCTACACCCGCGGCCTGCTGCGCGCCCTTTCCGCCCATCCGGGATTCAAGGTCACGGTGCTGGCCCACCGCGCCGCCACCACACCGGAGGAACCGCCCGATCCGAAGCTGCGCTGGGAACTCCACGGCTGGATTCCAAAGGGCCGTCTCGGCGGACTGTTCTCCCGCCTGCCGAGCGACGCCTGGCGGCTGGGCAATTTCACGATGCGGGACAGCCTCGAGACGCTCTCCGAGGAAGGCCACTGGGACTGGGTCATCATCGACCAGGCCGCCTGCGGCTGGGTGCTGAAACACCTGCCCGAGCCCGGACGCCCGAAGGTCGCCTACCTGGCCCACAACCACGAGGCGACCGTGCGCAAGCAGGTGGCTTCGGAACGCGGCGGCTCGCCCCCGTTCCGCGCCGCGCTCGCGTGGGATGCCTGGAAATACGCCCGGCTGGAACGCGCGGTCTGCGAACGCGCCGACCTCATCAGCGCGATCACCCCGCGGGATGAGGCCCTCTTCAAGCGCGAGTTTCCGTCGAAGCCCACCATCTGCCTGCCGCCCGGCTACAAGGGCCCGATGGTGGAAACCCCGCCACCGATCGTGAAGGGCAGCCCACGTCGCGTGGTGCTGGCGGGAGCCTTCGAATGGCTGGCGAAGCGACGGAACCTCGAAATGTTCCTCGCCGCGGCGGATGGCCCGTTCCGCCATCACAACATCCACTTCGTGGTCGCAGGGAAGGCCGATCCCGCCTATTTCGCCGCCTTGGGCAAACGGTATCCGTGGGCGGAGTTCCACGCCAACGTGCCCTCGATGGACAAATACCTGTCCAACGCCCGCATCGGACTGATCCCGGAAGCACTCGGTGGCGGCTTCAAGCTGAAGGCGCTCGACTACATCTTCCGCGGGCTTCCCATCGCCGCGCTGGAACCCGCGCTCAGCGGGCTGCCGGTCGATCCCGGCCAGGACGCCATCGTGGCGCGGACCCCGGCCGACCTCGCGAACGTGGTGGCCGCGCGCATCGACGACCTGGAATTTCTCAACGCCGCCGCGGCCCGGGCCTTGTTCGCCTGCCGCGCGGCTTTCCATTGGGAGGACCGGGGTTCAACCCTGGCCCATGCCTTGGAGGATCTCGCCACGCGATGA
- a CDS encoding penicillin-binding transpeptidase domain-containing protein, with translation MAFPNEVVTAEPVLQNLASLEAPFRKESLTGTFVFGDPATGPLKVWNPARAKKREIPASTFKIANTVIGLETGAVKTIDEVLPYGGKPQWMKEWEHDMPLREAMPLSAVPIYQELARRVGLERMQASVTKLHYGNGRIGQVVDRFWLDGPLEISPVEQVDFLGRLLRGQLPVSDAAVAGVKEILPKTALGTATVRYKTGWSTNSKPQLGWLVGWLETADGKTTPFALNIDMPTQDLAAKRLPLALACLEIAK, from the coding sequence ATGGCCTTTCCTAACGAAGTCGTCACCGCGGAACCCGTGCTTCAGAACCTCGCGTCCCTGGAAGCCCCTTTCCGAAAGGAATCCCTCACCGGCACCTTCGTGTTCGGGGACCCTGCGACCGGTCCCCTGAAGGTCTGGAACCCCGCCCGGGCAAAGAAACGCGAGATCCCGGCCTCCACCTTCAAGATCGCGAACACCGTCATCGGACTGGAGACCGGAGCCGTCAAAACCATCGACGAAGTGCTGCCCTACGGCGGCAAACCGCAGTGGATGAAGGAATGGGAGCACGACATGCCACTGCGCGAAGCGATGCCGCTGTCCGCCGTGCCCATTTATCAGGAACTGGCGCGGCGGGTGGGCCTGGAGCGGATGCAGGCCTCGGTGACGAAACTCCACTATGGAAACGGCCGGATCGGCCAAGTGGTCGACCGCTTCTGGCTCGATGGCCCGCTGGAAATCTCGCCGGTGGAGCAGGTCGATTTCCTCGGCCGCCTGCTGCGCGGGCAGCTCCCGGTTTCCGATGCCGCCGTGGCCGGGGTGAAGGAGATCCTCCCGAAAACCGCGCTCGGCACCGCCACCGTCCGCTACAAGACCGGCTGGTCCACCAACAGCAAGCCCCAGCTCGGCTGGCTGGTGGGGTGGCTGGAAACCGCAGACGGGAAAACGACGCCCTTCGCCCTCAACATCGACATGCCCACCCAGGATCTGGCGGCCAAGCGGCTGCCGCTCGCGCTGGCCTGCCTGGAGATTGCGAAATAA
- a CDS encoding glycerophosphodiester phosphodiesterase family protein, which yields MPRPLFIAHRGASDAAPENTLAAFRKAWEEGADGIEGDFRVTVDGQVICIHDADTKRTAGIKHRVERCHWKTLAGLDVGSWKGKRFAGERIPLLTEVLEILPPGKRLFIEIKSRLRIIEPLKQVLSQHGADPKQVVLMAFDPVIVSACREAMPSFESHLIHSLKGISKPARAAAYASEFERCGAQGLQFDCRAPVSAEWLASLDCPLTSWTVNDMKTARKVLALGVDHLTTNKPAKLREALGE from the coding sequence ATGCCCCGCCCCCTGTTCATCGCCCACCGCGGGGCCTCGGACGCCGCCCCCGAGAACACCCTGGCCGCCTTCCGCAAGGCGTGGGAAGAAGGGGCTGACGGCATCGAGGGGGATTTTCGGGTCACCGTCGACGGGCAGGTGATCTGCATCCACGACGCGGACACCAAGCGCACCGCCGGGATCAAGCACCGGGTGGAACGCTGCCACTGGAAAACGCTGGCGGGCCTCGACGTCGGTTCGTGGAAGGGCAAACGGTTCGCCGGGGAACGGATTCCGCTGCTAACGGAGGTGTTGGAAATTCTCCCCCCGGGAAAGCGGCTGTTCATCGAAATCAAATCCCGGCTGCGGATCATCGAGCCGCTGAAACAGGTCCTGAGCCAACATGGTGCGGATCCGAAGCAGGTCGTGCTCATGGCCTTCGATCCGGTGATCGTTTCGGCCTGCCGGGAAGCGATGCCCTCGTTCGAAAGCCACCTGATCCACTCGCTCAAGGGCATCTCGAAACCCGCCCGGGCCGCCGCCTACGCCAGCGAGTTCGAACGCTGCGGGGCCCAGGGCCTCCAGTTCGATTGCCGCGCGCCGGTGTCCGCGGAATGGCTCGCGTCGCTGGACTGCCCGCTCACCTCGTGGACCGTCAATGACATGAAAACCGCCCGCAAGGTCCTCGCGCTCGGCGTCGATCACCTCACCACCAACAAGCCCGCGAAGCTGAGGGAGGCTCTGGGAGAGTAG